One genomic region from Arthrobacter sp. YN encodes:
- a CDS encoding DUF3027 domain-containing protein, whose protein sequence is MTSESAQETKAGRDAQANPAAGPDDARAPGIGEAPARKPVADKPRAGLPVWRTGKPDAFLAAAVEVAREAVEGIANPGEIGAHLGAKSEGDRVVTHLFESRLAGYGGWQWYAVVTRNSRSKIVTVSELGLLPSEDSILAPEWVPWAKRVRPEDETPLVEETVEDVTEESVQADEDEATGPAEDAEDADGSDDPDESDDPEDDHDETGAE, encoded by the coding sequence CAAAGGCCGGAAGGGACGCCCAGGCAAACCCTGCAGCCGGCCCTGACGATGCCCGGGCTCCTGGCATCGGGGAAGCCCCCGCGCGGAAGCCGGTTGCGGACAAGCCGCGCGCCGGTTTGCCCGTGTGGCGCACCGGCAAGCCGGACGCCTTCCTCGCTGCCGCCGTCGAGGTTGCCCGTGAGGCAGTGGAGGGCATTGCCAACCCTGGCGAAATCGGGGCGCACCTCGGTGCCAAGTCGGAGGGTGACCGTGTGGTGACCCACCTGTTTGAATCCAGGCTTGCCGGCTACGGCGGATGGCAGTGGTACGCAGTGGTGACCCGCAACTCGCGGTCCAAGATCGTCACTGTGAGCGAACTTGGCCTGCTGCCCTCCGAGGACTCCATCCTGGCGCCCGAATGGGTTCCGTGGGCCAAGCGTGTCCGCCCTGAGGACGAGACTCCGTTGGTGGAGGAAACCGTGGAGGACGTCACGGAAGAGTCCGTGCAGGCGGATGAAGACGAGGCGACTGGGCCCGCTGAGGATGCCGAGGACGCGGACGGGTCCGACGATCCCGACGAGTCTGACGATCCTGAAGATGACCACGACGAAACCGGGGCTGAATAA
- a CDS encoding MFS transporter, translating into MSTFRSLGILNYRIWFFGALISNVGTWMQRTAQDWLVFDHLTAHDAGAMGITLALQLGPQLFLAPWAGLLADRYSRRKLLLITLVAMALLSTGLGILVLLGVAELWHVYVFALLLGIVTALDAPVRQTFVSELVTDEYLPNAVALNSASFNVARMIGPAVSGVLTVVVGPGWVFLINTVSFVAMLWALKLIPASSLRVQPRAAAGKGRIREGLRYVRNRPDIQVVLAAVFIVGTFGLNFPLFIAAMVGTQFGMDAGAFGLLNSVMAIGSVTGALLAARRGRPRLRLIFIAAGGFGVASALAALAPNAMLFGLALVPCGLFALTLITSANGYVQSTTEAVMRGRVMSLYMAIFMGGTPIGAPLVGWVANVGGPRWAVGVAALAGVSAAVVGLAWIIRAKQLRLRFDRRARGLRHFRVESLLARPVTDEDDDGGPGPVR; encoded by the coding sequence ATGTCCACCTTTAGGTCACTCGGAATCCTCAACTACCGCATCTGGTTCTTCGGTGCCCTGATCTCCAACGTCGGCACGTGGATGCAACGCACCGCGCAGGACTGGTTGGTCTTTGACCACCTGACCGCGCACGACGCCGGAGCCATGGGTATTACCTTGGCCCTCCAACTGGGTCCCCAACTGTTCCTTGCCCCTTGGGCCGGACTGCTGGCCGACCGCTACAGCCGGCGGAAACTGCTCCTCATCACCTTGGTAGCCATGGCGCTCCTGAGTACGGGCCTGGGCATCCTGGTGCTGCTGGGGGTGGCTGAACTGTGGCATGTCTATGTCTTCGCGTTGCTGCTGGGCATTGTGACGGCCTTGGACGCTCCCGTCCGCCAGACTTTCGTCTCCGAGCTGGTTACCGACGAATACCTGCCCAACGCCGTGGCCCTCAACAGTGCCTCCTTCAACGTGGCACGGATGATCGGACCGGCCGTCTCCGGCGTGCTGACGGTGGTGGTGGGTCCGGGCTGGGTGTTCCTCATCAACACTGTGTCGTTTGTTGCCATGCTCTGGGCGCTGAAGCTCATTCCGGCATCCTCGCTTCGAGTCCAGCCCCGGGCAGCCGCGGGTAAAGGGCGGATCCGTGAGGGCCTCCGCTACGTCCGCAACAGACCCGATATCCAGGTGGTCCTGGCAGCCGTCTTCATTGTGGGCACCTTTGGACTCAATTTTCCCCTCTTCATTGCCGCGATGGTGGGCACCCAGTTCGGAATGGACGCCGGCGCCTTTGGACTGCTGAATTCGGTCATGGCCATCGGATCCGTGACGGGTGCCCTGTTGGCTGCCCGACGTGGTCGGCCGCGCTTGCGGCTGATCTTCATTGCCGCCGGTGGATTCGGCGTCGCCAGCGCGTTGGCGGCGCTGGCCCCCAACGCGATGCTCTTCGGACTGGCCCTGGTTCCCTGTGGCCTGTTCGCCCTGACACTGATCACCAGCGCCAATGGCTACGTGCAGTCCACCACCGAGGCTGTCATGCGCGGGCGGGTCATGTCCTTGTATATGGCCATCTTCATGGGTGGCACCCCTATCGGAGCGCCGCTGGTGGGGTGGGTGGCCAACGTTGGCGGGCCGCGGTGGGCCGTGGGCGTTGCAGCGTTGGCCGGCGTCAGCGCCGCCGTCGTGGGCTTGGCCTGGATCATCCGTGCCAAGCAGCTGCGGCTGCGTTTCGACCGCCGTGCCCGTGGCCTGCGGCATTTCCGGGTGGAGTCGTTGCTGGCCCGTCCGGTCACCGACGAGGACGACGACGGCGGCCCGGGGCCGGTTCGGTAA
- the serC gene encoding phosphoserine transaminase, translated as MSDNSITIPADLLPKDGRFGAGPSKVRPEQIEALSAASSTILGTSHRQAPVKNLVGSVREGLSQFFRAPEGYEVVLGVGGSTAFWDVAAFGLVEKKAQHLSFGEFGSKFAAATNKAPFLDASSIIKAEPGTRPVSQAEAGVDVYAWPQNETSTGVAAPVKRVQGADEGSLILVDATSAAGGLDVDVAESDVYYFAPQKNFASDGGLWLGFFSPAALERAARIKASGRWIPDFLDLQTAIDNSKLNQTYNTPSLTTLVTLDAQVQWLNSNGGLDFASKRTADSANRIYSWAEASEYATPFVTNAEDRSNVIATIDFDDSIDAAAIAKVLRANGVVDTEPYRKLGRNQLRIATFVAIEPDDVSALLASIDYVVGELKK; from the coding sequence GTGAGCGACAACAGCATCACCATTCCCGCCGATCTGCTTCCCAAGGACGGACGCTTCGGCGCAGGACCGTCCAAGGTCCGTCCGGAACAGATCGAGGCCCTGTCTGCCGCGTCGTCCACCATCCTCGGCACGTCCCACCGCCAGGCTCCGGTCAAGAACCTTGTGGGTTCGGTCCGGGAGGGCCTCAGCCAGTTCTTCCGTGCGCCCGAAGGATATGAGGTTGTCCTCGGCGTCGGCGGTTCCACGGCCTTCTGGGATGTCGCCGCATTCGGCCTGGTGGAGAAGAAAGCACAGCACCTCTCGTTCGGTGAGTTCGGTTCGAAGTTCGCTGCTGCCACCAACAAGGCGCCGTTCCTTGACGCTTCCTCGATCATCAAGGCCGAGCCTGGCACCCGCCCGGTGTCGCAGGCCGAAGCCGGCGTTGACGTCTACGCCTGGCCCCAGAACGAGACCTCCACTGGTGTAGCCGCTCCGGTAAAGCGGGTCCAGGGGGCCGACGAAGGTTCCTTGATCCTTGTGGACGCCACGTCTGCTGCCGGCGGGCTGGATGTCGACGTTGCCGAGTCCGACGTCTACTACTTCGCCCCGCAGAAGAACTTCGCCTCCGACGGTGGTCTCTGGCTGGGCTTCTTCTCCCCCGCCGCCCTGGAGCGTGCGGCACGGATCAAGGCCAGCGGCCGCTGGATCCCGGACTTTCTGGACCTGCAGACGGCCATCGACAACTCCAAGCTGAACCAGACGTACAACACGCCTTCCCTGACCACCTTGGTCACCTTGGACGCCCAGGTGCAGTGGCTCAACAGCAACGGTGGCCTGGACTTCGCCAGCAAGCGCACCGCGGACTCGGCCAACCGCATCTACTCCTGGGCCGAAGCCTCGGAGTACGCGACGCCGTTCGTCACCAACGCCGAAGACCGCTCAAACGTCATCGCTACCATCGACTTCGACGACTCCATTGATGCCGCAGCCATCGCCAAGGTCCTGCGCGCCAACGGCGTGGTGGACACCGAGCCGTACCGCAAGCTCGGCCGCAACCAGCTGCGTATCGCGACGTTTGTCGCCATTGAACCCGACGACGTTTCCGCCCTGCTTGCCAGCATCGACTACGTGGTGGGCGAACTGAAGAAGTAG
- a CDS encoding metal-dependent transcriptional regulator → MTDLIDTTEMYLRTILELEEENIVALRARIAERLRHSGPTVSQTIGRMERDGLVIVSNDRHLELTEVGRKRATEVMRKHRLAERLLADVIGLDWAYVHDEACRWEHVMSERVERRLYELLEHPTESPYGNPIPGLEALGGLASQPFPRLDVNLLQAMDGYAPNSRVAVTRLAEPIQVEPELLTQLDEGGIRPGAAVSLERVGEYISVRVPGIEGALELPPEVAAHVFVSVG, encoded by the coding sequence ATGACGGATCTGATCGATACCACTGAGATGTATCTTCGGACCATTTTGGAGCTTGAAGAAGAGAACATTGTGGCTCTCAGGGCCCGCATCGCTGAGCGGCTGCGGCACTCCGGACCCACTGTTTCCCAGACCATCGGACGCATGGAGCGCGACGGCCTGGTGATTGTTTCAAACGACCGTCACCTGGAACTGACCGAGGTGGGGCGGAAGCGTGCCACCGAGGTCATGCGAAAGCACCGCCTCGCCGAGCGTCTTCTGGCTGATGTCATTGGCTTGGACTGGGCCTATGTCCACGACGAAGCCTGTCGCTGGGAACATGTGATGAGCGAGCGCGTGGAGCGCCGGCTGTACGAACTCCTGGAACACCCCACCGAATCCCCGTATGGCAACCCCATCCCGGGCCTCGAAGCCCTCGGTGGCCTTGCCAGCCAGCCGTTCCCCCGCCTCGACGTTAACCTCCTGCAGGCCATGGACGGCTATGCACCGAATTCCCGCGTGGCAGTCACCCGCCTGGCGGAGCCCATCCAGGTTGAGCCTGAACTCCTCACCCAGTTGGATGAGGGCGGCATCCGTCCCGGCGCCGCCGTCTCGCTGGAGCGTGTAGGTGAGTACATTTCCGTCCGGGTCCCCGGCATCGAGGGTGCCCTGGAACTTCCGCCCGAGGTTGCTGCGCACGTCTTCGTTTCCGTCGGCTGA